In Paraflavitalea devenefica, the following are encoded in one genomic region:
- the hisH gene encoding imidazole glycerol phosphate synthase subunit HisH: protein MVAIVNYGLGNLTSILNMHKRLGLQAIITSEPDEIRKADRLIIPGVGHFKKGMDNLHESGLKQLLDQLVLEERKPVLGICLGAQLLTKHSEEGNVDGLGWVDAVTVRFDQSRLHGLKVPHMGWSDIKLADESPLWINLPVEPRFYHVHTFHFLFEQLGEISATAMYGYEFVCAFRKNNIYGTQFHPEKSHKFGMAVLKNFSKITV, encoded by the coding sequence ATGGTAGCTATCGTAAATTATGGTTTAGGTAACCTGACGTCTATTCTTAATATGCACAAGCGGCTGGGATTACAGGCCATTATTACTAGTGAGCCGGATGAAATCCGCAAAGCGGATCGCCTGATTATTCCCGGGGTTGGTCATTTCAAAAAAGGAATGGATAATCTGCATGAGTCAGGATTAAAGCAGCTGCTGGATCAATTGGTATTGGAAGAAAGGAAACCGGTACTGGGGATTTGCCTGGGTGCGCAGTTACTTACCAAACATAGTGAGGAAGGGAATGTAGATGGCTTGGGATGGGTGGACGCAGTTACAGTACGTTTTGATCAGAGCCGTTTACATGGCCTGAAGGTCCCTCATATGGGGTGGAGCGATATAAAACTGGCTGATGAAAGCCCTTTGTGGATAAATCTACCGGTAGAGCCACGTTTTTATCATGTACATACTTTTCATTTTTTGTTTGAGCAGCTTGGTGAAATAAGTGCCACTGCCATGTATGGGTATGAATTTGTGTGTGCATTCCGTAAGAACAATATTTATGGTACACAGTTTCATCCTGAAAAAAGCCATAAGTTTGGGATGGCTGTATTAAAAAATTTTTCCAAGATAACTGTATGA
- a CDS encoding N-acetyl sugar amidotransferase has protein sequence MEHIDQDYQQCTVSVMDTIADPSIRFDEKGISNYYYAYKKAEAGIILHGEQAKAKLEAIANEIKEAGKNQPYDCIMGLSGGVDSTYIAYLSKQLGLRPLAVHFDNGWNSELAVQNIENIVNRLGIDLFTYVINWEEFRDLQIAYLKASVVDIEAITDHAIFATMYRLAGERKIRFILSGTNVQTEQTLPSSWIYSKTDHINIKSIHKRYGTLPLKTFPFMDAKVKRYYQQIIGIQSVSLLNYVDYNKKRVKELIQNELGWRDYGGKHYESVWTRFYQGYILPTKFNIDKRKAHLSDLIFGGQLSKAEAIEELEKPIYDSQQFIIDYEFVLKKFGFSAEEFDALMKLPPRSHYDFDYEKPIDIRYPILKPFKKIYRTFFPVK, from the coding sequence GTGGAGCATATTGACCAGGATTATCAGCAGTGCACCGTTTCTGTAATGGATACCATTGCGGATCCAAGTATCCGTTTTGATGAGAAGGGTATCAGTAATTATTACTATGCATATAAAAAGGCAGAAGCTGGAATAATACTACATGGGGAGCAGGCTAAGGCGAAGCTGGAAGCAATAGCCAATGAGATAAAAGAAGCCGGTAAAAACCAGCCATATGATTGTATTATGGGTTTAAGCGGTGGTGTAGACAGCACCTATATTGCCTACCTGTCAAAGCAACTAGGCCTACGCCCTCTTGCTGTTCATTTCGATAACGGCTGGAATTCAGAGTTGGCCGTACAGAATATTGAAAATATTGTAAACAGGTTAGGGATTGACCTTTTTACTTATGTGATTAACTGGGAGGAGTTTCGCGATCTGCAAATAGCGTATTTAAAGGCATCAGTGGTGGATATCGAAGCGATTACTGATCATGCCATTTTTGCTACAATGTATCGTCTGGCGGGTGAAAGAAAAATCCGATTTATCCTTAGTGGTACAAATGTGCAGACTGAACAGACGCTTCCCTCAAGCTGGATCTATTCTAAAACAGACCATATTAATATAAAATCGATTCATAAGCGTTACGGGACTTTGCCATTGAAGACTTTTCCGTTCATGGATGCCAAGGTGAAAAGATATTATCAGCAGATAATAGGCATACAATCTGTTTCGTTATTAAATTACGTGGATTATAATAAGAAAAGGGTAAAGGAACTTATACAAAATGAATTGGGGTGGCGTGATTATGGAGGAAAACATTATGAATCAGTATGGACACGTTTTTATCAGGGATATATTTTGCCTACAAAGTTTAATATTGACAAGAGGAAAGCGCATTTGTCTGATTTAATTTTTGGAGGTCAGTTGTCTAAGGCAGAGGCCATAGAAGAGTTAGAAAAACCAATATACGATTCGCAACAATTTATAATTGATTATGAGTTTGTATTGAAAAAGTTTGGCTTTAGTGCTGAAGAGTTTGATGCTTTGATGAAGCTACCACCGCGTAGCCATTATGATTTTGATTATGAGAAACCAATTGATATCCGTTATCCTATTTTGAAGCCATTTAAAAAAATTTACCGCACTTTTTTTCCTGTTAAATAA
- a CDS encoding Gfo/Idh/MocA family protein, with translation MKKTTLQFGIIGCGRIAQRHAEHIEKTGTLVAVCDTIKEKAFELGEKYGAASYVQLADLFLAHPDIDVIAICSPNGLHAEHAIQSLKAGFHVLCEKPMALNVQDCGEMINAAEKANRRLFIVKQNRFNPPVAAVKKIIEEGRLGKIYSVQLNCFWNRNDAYYKNSWKGTRLLDGGTLYTQFSHFIDLLYWLVGDVKTVHAFGNNYHHENIIEFEDAGTVCMKFYNGVIGTINYTVNCHEKNMEGSLTIFAEKGTVKIGGQYLNELEYQKIEGLEIKDLPPGNPPNNYGQYQGSMSNHDKVYQNLADVLTGNGVIATNGFEGLKTVEIIDKIYTAMQL, from the coding sequence ATGAAAAAAACAACATTGCAATTTGGTATTATTGGCTGTGGGCGAATTGCCCAGCGCCATGCAGAGCACATTGAGAAAACAGGTACGCTGGTGGCAGTGTGCGACACTATTAAAGAAAAGGCTTTCGAACTGGGCGAAAAATACGGGGCCGCTTCCTATGTGCAATTAGCTGATTTGTTTCTGGCACACCCTGATATTGATGTGATTGCTATTTGTTCACCCAATGGATTACATGCCGAGCATGCCATTCAATCGTTAAAGGCAGGTTTTCACGTATTGTGTGAAAAGCCGATGGCGCTTAATGTACAGGATTGCGGGGAGATGATCAATGCGGCTGAAAAGGCTAACAGGCGTTTGTTCATTGTAAAACAAAACCGTTTTAATCCGCCTGTGGCTGCAGTTAAAAAAATAATTGAAGAAGGACGGCTGGGTAAGATTTACAGTGTGCAGTTAAATTGTTTCTGGAACAGGAATGATGCTTATTATAAAAATTCCTGGAAGGGAACCCGTTTATTGGATGGCGGAACTTTATATACCCAGTTCAGTCATTTTATAGATTTATTGTACTGGCTGGTAGGTGATGTAAAGACGGTGCATGCATTCGGTAATAATTATCATCATGAAAATATTATTGAATTTGAAGATGCAGGAACGGTATGCATGAAGTTTTATAATGGAGTTATCGGGACGATTAATTATACGGTTAATTGTCATGAGAAAAATATGGAAGGGTCTCTTACCATTTTTGCAGAAAAAGGAACGGTGAAGATAGGTGGACAGTATTTGAATGAACTGGAATACCAGAAAATAGAAGGACTCGAAATTAAAGACCTGCCACCTGGCAATCCTCCAAATAATTACGGCCAGTACCAGGGGTCTATGTCTAATCATGATAAGGTGTATCAAAACCTGGCAGACGTATTGACAGGTAATGGTGTAATAGCAACTAATGGTTTTGAAGGCCTTAAAACAGTAGAAATTATCGATAAGATTTATACTGCTATGCAATTATGA
- a CDS encoding AglZ/HisF2 family acetamidino modification protein, with protein MSRIRIIPVLLLRKGGLYKTVRFKNAAYVGDPINTVKIFNEKEADELVVLDYNASLDGSAIDYKKITEIAGEAFMPMGYGGGIKTLEDAKKVFDAGYEKVVLNSILFNDISLIEKIGHIYGAQAVVCAIDVKKNLFGKYKTYSHSGTKSTNWTPVEWVKQLEANGAGEILLNSIEQDGTWGGYDLELVKLVAPAIGIPLIVCGGAGNTGDFIKAVQTGASAVAAGSMFVYQKKGMGVLISFPTGFSI; from the coding sequence ATGAGTCGTATAAGGATCATCCCGGTTCTGTTATTGCGCAAGGGCGGTTTGTATAAAACAGTAAGGTTTAAAAATGCTGCGTATGTAGGTGACCCGATTAACACAGTTAAGATCTTTAATGAGAAAGAAGCGGATGAGCTGGTAGTGCTGGATTATAATGCTTCTTTAGATGGAAGTGCCATTGATTATAAAAAAATTACTGAAATAGCAGGAGAAGCCTTTATGCCGATGGGATATGGGGGGGGGATTAAAACATTGGAAGATGCGAAAAAAGTATTTGATGCCGGGTATGAAAAGGTGGTGTTGAATTCCATTTTGTTTAATGATATATCACTAATAGAAAAAATTGGACATATTTATGGCGCCCAGGCCGTAGTTTGTGCTATTGATGTAAAAAAGAATTTATTTGGCAAGTATAAAACCTATTCTCATTCGGGGACTAAAAGTACCAACTGGACCCCCGTTGAATGGGTGAAGCAACTGGAGGCGAATGGCGCCGGTGAAATTCTGCTCAATTCAATTGAGCAGGATGGTACATGGGGTGGGTATGATCTGGAACTTGTCAAGTTGGTAGCACCAGCAATCGGCATTCCGTTGATTGTCTGTGGCGGAGCCGGTAATACCGGTGACTTTATCAAAGCAGTGCAAACAGGGGCTTCAGCGGTGGCTGCAGGCAGTATGTTTGTGTACCAAAAGAAAGGCATGGGCGTTTTAATAAGTTTCCCTACAGGATTCAGTATTTAA